The genomic window GCACGCGTCGGACTCCTCGCACTCCCAGCAGCCCGCGAACGCCCGCTTCGTCGCACAGCGACGTATCTTGCACCAGGGGTTCCCTCCCCCGCCCCGACACATCTTCGTGCAGCGCAGCATCGCCAGGCCGTCAAGCGCCTTCTTG from candidate division WOR-3 bacterium includes these protein-coding regions:
- a CDS encoding DUF3795 domain-containing protein; translation: KKALDGLAMLRCTKMCRGGGGNPWCKIRRCATKRAFAGCWECEESDACKKLLPAYRPNLERIRRVGLKAFLVRE